A window of Fusarium falciforme chromosome 1, complete sequence genomic DNA:
GTTGACCGACCTTGGTTGATGGACTCATCCATTTTGCTTCGCTCTCTCCCTCAACCAACGAGAGTTAAACAACATCCATGCATCCTTGTAGTGCTTTGATTCACCGCATCCAAGACTGCTTTGTCGTGGTTTGTACAACCTTGTTCTCTCCGTGTTTCTTTCCACCGCCGGGGAATAATCGTCCTTGCTGCTCCTTCGCAACTTTTGCTGTCCTTGTAGCGAGGGCCTGCTAGCTGAGCTTATCCCTCGTATGTTCCATAATTAGCCACGATTAGCTCTGAGCTCAGGTCGTTATTCTCATCTGACCCGAACGGGTGGGTGTCACACAGACCGGCAACTGAGCCATGGCCCAGTCGGCCAAACTGGCGAATTGCTGTCATCACCGGTTTGAGACTCCTCGCTACCCACCCTGTCCGGTTTCTGAATGTACGTACTCTGCGTAGCAGAGTGTCGCAGGATTCAGGCCCGACTGTCCGAACATCCAATTCACTCATGGTTTCGCTTCATTCCATGTAATGATGTTAGATAGAGGCGCGAGGGCGGTATTCGCATTCGTAGCCGCAGCCCCCCTCGTACAAAAAACTGCCGTGTATCGTAGACATGGTAGTTCTTCGGCCGAATCGTCCAGTCGCTTCTCGGATCGTAACCATGCGTCCCCGCTTGCGGTACCGAATCCCAGGGAAGCGGAACCTTTGGGGCTGTTATCTCGCTGCCTAGTTGGCATCTAATGCGAATCTCGGGCCATCTGGTATTGAGACATCGACGACATGGCGCCATGACAGTGCTTGAGATGTCTGCATATAGTCCCAATGAGATGACAGCGACATGAGCCGCGTTGCCAATTCTTCCATATAGCCTGGAATAGATTCATGCTTGAATCAGCAAGCGAGCATATTCATGCTTCCTCAACATGATGAAGAATATGTATTGAGGACCGAGGCAATATAGCTGTTTCATATTCAGCTGCTACCAAATGAGACGTCGTCAGGTCAGTGACATCCAGGGATCCCTTCCTGTTGTTCGGAGTACCCTACCTTTCCAAGAGACCCCAACCCTGCAGCCTCATGCAGCGGGAATACTGCCGGTCTCGCCTAAGTCTGGGTCACCATCCCGCAACTTGGTAACTCTGCACCGGTGCAAGCTTTGCTTCATCGGTCCCATTTGTCAAAGAGCCGGCCTCAACTCTCCACGCGTCTATCGTTACCATGTGACAGTTGACGTTGACAGTTGACGTCGACAGTAGTGCAAAGGCGGCTGACGGCTTCAAGCTCCTGTGAGCAACGTTTGCTGGTTGTCGACACCTCTATTGACAGACCAGACCAATGGTTGGGCACGTGCTCCCcgtttttctttctttttcccttcGAGACGAACTTCTGGAACCCTCCAGGTATACTCTGTAGCATCCCAGCTCGTCGGTCAACCGTGGCTCCTTGTTCGGTGGGCATCGCGGTGGGCCAACGGGGGCTGCATAGAAACTTTCCAGAAGGCTGTCAGTCGGCATGAAGCTCCACGCGAGGATACTTCGTACTGTGCCAGCGGTAGGCATGAGGCTGGGGCGCACTGTAACATAGGGTCAACGCTCAAGCGCCAGGACCTGGCCCCAAGCGTCAGCTGCTCCAGCACGTCTCTTCGGTCTGGGTTTCGAACCAGGCAATTttggcagccttgatcttgtgGAGACGACCATGGATTGGGATGAACTGCCAACAACTCCCGTCCTGCAACTTCAGGGGTAGGCCCAGGACATGCGCCCTAGCGCGGCCGGGCAGCCCACACGTTGTGGCGGCTTGCGCAGACCGTAGTGCCTCATCGAAGCCCCGAACCTTCGGCGTTCCTGCATTAGCCAATTTCCAAGCGCCATGTTCGGCTTTGAAACAGGGGTTGGCGTCGCCCATTCGGTTGGATACCAACCTCCATCCAGCCCTCTCATCGTCCCGTCAATGGCATCCACAGGTGGCGCTTCTCAATGGCGGTTCGATGAGGTCTCGTTTTAAACCGACGTCAGATGATTGGGAAGGCGAATGCCCTATGGTCTCATCTGTCGGATGCTGTTGTGATACCTCTGTGTCATGTGACTTCTGTTATCCAACGCTCTGAATCCTTGCCGCGATCAGCAAGCCTCCACCCGCCATGGAGGCCAGCCTACCCAGCTgtgccatcttcatctgctTCAACTGAAGGTTACTTTCTCAGCCCAGGGGTCATCGTGTGATAGAAATCCATCGTCGTCCACATGGACGTTCCACACGGGCCTTTGCGATCCGTCCCCAACCTCATCTCGTGGTCGAAGAAGCCATTTGGTTAGATGCCCTGTAGCTAGATCCGAATGCCCACCGTCTCAATAAACCCCCGGCCCCGGAGGGCATGCCGGGACTCGTTTCGTGGAGATGGTGCTGGGGTGAGACTGGCATGTTGCCTACTGGCTCGGGATGAAGGCGTAATCGTATGCCCGGACCATCCTGTTGTCACTGAGCTCGGAGCTATTGATTTGCCTTATCACACTATCGCAGCCTCCTCTGCTAAGTAGACCGGCTTCTTGTAGATCGTGCTTGTAGCGTTGTGTCTGTATCTCCAATTTCTGCATCGGTTTAGACAGGCGCGGAGGCAATGTTGGCGCGACCATGTACAACGCCTCTGCGACAACAATCGTCTGGGCGTAGGTATCAGACAGAGGCTGCGGGCTGCTGAGATGAGGACCCTTCTTGGCATCACAAATGGTGGGGTTGTCATCAAAGCCCACCTATCGGGTTCATGACACATGTGGCCCAAAGCCATCGCCCAACCGCCAGGTTCAACTGGGGCAGAACTCCTGTGGCCGCCTTCCAGAAGCCTCAGCGAACAGTCCTGCAGATCAGGATCGGGGCTGCTGGAACAGGGCGTCGTGTCTGACCCGCAGAAACGTCACGGATGTTCGCAACTCGGAACTCTGTAAGAATTCGGTGGCGATCTCTGGGCGCTGGGCATCAACCCAGCACGAAGAGCACCAAAGCCGTCGGTTGATCTTCAATGGAGGCAAGTCCGTAGCTGTGCCCATCATCCTTCATCGCGTTGGTCTAGCATCCCCGGATCACTGGCGTTACCAGCCTCTGGAATATCGTTTGAGCGCACTTCCAGCTAGGCCAGCTGCTCCATTGAGATAGGATTCATGTCGCCGGGGAACCGCTTCCGCGAGCGCAGGGCTTCCGTGTCGAATCCGCTGggtaattttaaaaattttcGTCCTAATAAACTCCGTTGTTCCTGGTCCGTCTGTGTGGGGACAGGGAGAGGCCTCTTAATTAGGTAAGGGACCTTCTGGAAGAACGATCTGCGAAGCCAGCTGTTCTTTCTGGAGTGAGCGCGCGTGTCGTTCGAGCCGGGTGGGCTCCCCGGACGATGGGCCGAGCCAAACGAGTCAAGTTTGGGTCGACGCAGGACCCAATGCCTTCCGCGCCGCCCTCCCGGAATGATCGATATCGAGATGATCTCGACGCCCAGAGAACCCAACAGCCTCTGGGGCGTCGATGCTGTGAGTGCCTGTGCCTGATCTACGCAGCGGATTAGCCACACGCCGTGGTCGAGCTTCCTGGGTACGAACTGAGCTGGGTCTCGCCTTGGAGCCTCCGGGGCTGCTGACTCAGGTAATGCGACCCCCTATCCGCTGGGGCAATTTCGTAGTCCGGGGAAGGAGCGTGGCACAGCGTCTCCCAAACAACCGCCAGATGGGTAGCATTGCGTCGGGTCCTGGAGCGAGACAGATGTGGGCTTTGACGCGGATCGTGCCGTTTTGTGTAAGTGTGACCGAAATCGTAGACTCCCGGGTAGGCTGTTAGGTCTTGGGGTGTGATACTGCTTTTGGTCATGCATCGGCTGTTGTCGATTGAGTGATGTATGAGCTGAGTTTTGATGCTTGAAGTGGGAGTCAAAGACGGTTGGGGTCTCCTTGCTTCGCTAAAAATCTTGCCCAGGAAGGAGCCTTTATCTGACAATCAGGTGCGGTTCCTGCCACCATCCTCTCGGTGTGGACCTCTAGGGTAGCCGAGCAAACACATGTGACTCGATGGGATGgttgagcttgtcgaggGACAAGTGTACCAGACTAATATCTGACGTTCAATCCTAGTATTTCCGCTCTCTGTGTGCGAAATTTCTTGGTTATAGTCCTTCGTGGTTGTCTGGATGTTCATCGTGATGTGTTAGTTGGTTCTTGTAATAGTCAAGAATCGACGGGTTGGAACATGTCTTTCAAATGCGTCGAAGCGTTTACCAAAGCATGAACATATCCCCATATTCGTCTTCCAGGAGACAGTACCGGAGCTAGTATATCTTCATAAAAGATCTATTGTATTGGCTGGGCGTGGATTAAAGCCCTAATTGGCTTCCTGAAGAATACCAAATCCAGTTATAGAGTACTCCGTAGCCCACTGACAATTGTATCTGCACGATCTCTCCTCAATTTCTACGACAGATATCGTAAAAGAGGAAGATAAATACTACTATTCTACCATGAGCATCACTCCCAGAAGCAGAGTACTTCTCGTAATAATCGCCTGTGTGTAGATGAGAAGTCTGAGGCAACTCAACCCTTGGTACGCTTCCAAGTCGGTACACACTTCCAAGCCTATCTGCAACCCAATTAAACCAGTCAAAATAAGAAATCGCCCGAAACATATCTAGCAAGACCAAGAGGTCCATCGTAACTCTAACGTCTGTACTTACTGACATTCATGACTGAAGCCCCAGACCACACCTGGCTGCATTCTCCAACATGAACCACAGTCGTCGGGCTCCACCGAATTAGGCAAGTACCTCAGCCACCTGTCCAGCCTCACCTCCACCCCGCCATCGCTGACGCAGCTAAGGTGGACATCCATCCTGTTCAACACGCCAACACCGACAGCTATCCAAGCATACCGCCAGAGCTCCGTGAAGCCTGCAAACACAACCACCGCACCccgacacacacacaaagcCGCCCACAATGTCAATCATTCAGCAGCACACCAGCGCGACACTCAGCGATGCCTGGCGcaccatcaacatcgacGCCCTGAACGAGGACTCCAGCGTCAACTTCGACACCTCGACCCTCCACCCCCCACAGCCCGAGATCGACGAGGCGGAAGTGCGACAGCTCGCGGGCCAGGTTCGGCAGCTTCTGAGAGGAGGCGACGCTGAAGGCGCCTTGAGGGGATGCTTGGATACACCTGTCTACAATGGAACAGATGCCGCTAAGGTATGTCAAGCTTGAGCCCGCAGACCGACAGGGCAGCTCCCCGGAAGGGCAGGATCTAATAACTTATGTCTTTCAACAGGACGCCCACCTGCATACTATCATCGAGGTTCTCCAGTCGATCAAGGCGAGCGAAATGTCACCCCTGCTCAAGAGCCTCTACGCATCCGAGGGCGGCGCCGAGTGCTTGGACGTGCTCATGAAGTACATGTATGTTGTTTTTACCAAGATACCGATATCAGTTCTAAAAAGTCCCTAGCTACAAGGGAATGGCCACGGTTCACCCTGGAAACGCCTCACGATCACCGAACAAGGTCACGCCTGAGCCCACAGGCTTCTCCCAAATCGGAGGACGACCTGGCGGAGCGAACGAGCCGGCGACGACGGCCATGAGTGTGCTCCTCAGCTGGCACGAGaaggttgtcgaggttgCTGGACTGGGCTGCATTGGACGAACCATGACGGACTGGCGCAGGGTGTAGAGCAGGATGGCATGTACAATGACGGCGAGCGGGCTGAGAATTCCATAGACTGAGGAAACCGACTATCACGAAACGCGCGGAATCACCCTCGCGCGGGATTTTGCCATTGATTTTACAGTTGTGTACATATACAACAATCCACCCATCTGGACTACTTTTGCTCCAAGATATCCTTCAGGTTGACCTGGCCGCTACCCCTAGGTAGGGGTTTTGGCTGATTCTCGCCCTCATGCCAACCAATCATGTATATGATTCTAAAGGTCGCTGGAATAGTGCCGTCCGGGTTACCATGTAGTTCGCGGTAGATGGCATCACCGGCAATAAGGACATCTCGCTGGATAGGCCCCATCTCCCTCCCGAGGATAGCATTGCCTTCTCCCATAGCCTGGAGATCCTGCATCAAAGCAAATGTATCGGGATAGTCAACAATAATGTCGTCGACATCCACAGTCAACATCTTGAAGCCGGCTTTCTGAAGCAAGCCGCCCACGTCTCTCACATCAGCCAGCGGAGAGACCCGAGGGGACATGCCACCACGTCTTTCTGACTCGGCCAGCTGAAGTGATGTACGCAGTTCAAACAGTGTATCACCTCCAAGCATGGCGCCGATAAAGGGACAATCGGGcttgaggatgttgttgatTTGGGTGAGAACACCGGGCAAGTCGTTGATCCAATGCAGACTCAATGAGCTCATTACTAGGTCGAATGAGCCCGACTCATATGGAATtgtctcctcgtcgtctagGACTTGCCGCGTAATCTTGAGTTGCTTGTTAAACTCAAGATCGGCATCTCGATAGAGTAGTGAATGAGATGAGTCTGCGGCAACCAACTCATCGATCCTCGTGGACAAGGGTGGAGAGACGGGCATTGCGGGATCAGGATCAGGGTTCTCCTGGGCTAGAGCTCTCGCAATGTTACAAGAGTTTGCACCAAGATCCAACACTCGAGGGAAGTGCCGGTTGATGTCCTGGATCCGAGGTTAGACATGGGTGGGCTGGTCTAACGACACAGGATGATGCTTACAAGGAGTCGTTCAGACAGGCGGATAGcaacctcatccttgagGTAGTCAGCCTCCCGGCTCTCTTCAGGGTTGATGGCAGCACGCTCCTTCTGAAGCCATTTTGTTCGCCGGTTGAAGACTTGGAAGCGGGGAGCACCCGCGGCCTGAACGGCGTAGAAGCGTTGGTTTGAGATGGGACGGCAAAGATTAGCAGGCCGTGGCAATGCCCGTAAACTACAACGCATTGTGGATAATGAAGACGCGCATGATGACATGGCACAGCGCTCTGTAGAGTATATCTACAGACGGTGACAAATAATTGAAAGATTGATTATGTTTGGTCTGGATGTATGCAGGTGGAATTTTGATAGACAAGCCAAAGTCATGATGAATTTGGAGCTCTTCAGTTGGCTGCGCTCCAAAGTGGATGACGCACGGACCAGCCAACTACAACGGTAGGCACGTAGTCGTAAAAAACCATGAGACACTAAATCAGCACTCTCGAGTTTCTAACACAAAAAGTCCCCAAATGtgagaaataaaaaataagaaaaattataaaagtaaataaataaaatatttaaatacttatgaTATCATtcattatttttatattccATGTAGCTCGTAATTAGGCTATAAAGTGAATACTTTTTATTGGCTTAAGTGAGCGCAGCCGTCCTGGTATCTcaagtttttttttacgACGAGCCGCGTGGTAGGCCCTTTCTGGCAGTTGGTGCACCTGCAGGCGGGGAGcaggaagaagacgacaGGCTCGTTAAAGGCCCAGGAGCCCATTAGGCTTGGACTGGCCTCCATCCAATGCACGGCCGAGTCGCTCGCTCACTGGAGATGACCTACGGCCCTCCTGAACGGGCAAGAAAGAACACGCACCCGACTTGACCTCCGTTTCCAATCCCACTGCACTTCCGCCTCCTCTGTCACTTCTCctatttttctttctttcagCCAAACTCGTCACGCTCACGTTGGTCGCTTCGCCCGCCTCCACGTCTCCCGCTTCATCCTGTCGCAGCCTTGGTCGAATAACCCCCCCGACGCATCCGCTTGTTCCCTGGCCCACGGGGCACCTTCCGCAACCTGAACTCCAACCTAGTCCACACCACGCACCGCCCATCCGCATCTCCCGCTTAGCTCGCCCCTCCAACGAGCAAtctcccatccatctcatcgacGAACAATCGGTGTCCAGCGCCTGAGCTGTCTGGGCAACTCGAATCGACTATGCGATCTCTGCGATAGGCGACCATACTCTGTTTTGGAGATCTTTCTGTTTCATCTTACGCTTCTTTCGCCGGACGAGGCCAACTGAGCCACCAGCGCGCCGCACCGCTTCCATAATCAGGGGTCTTCCGCAATTTACCACTCTGGACGCCATCAGAAGCTGTCATCATGTCGAGTTCAGGGACGGGCTTTCTGGGCCgctcgagcagcagcaatgcGAACATGCGCGGGTTGGTCCAGTTTATCGCCGATCTTCGAAATGCGAGAGCGCGCGAACTCGAGGAAAAGCGAATCAACAAGGAGCTTGCCAATATCCGACAGAAGTTCAAGGATGGCAACCTGAGCGGCTACCACAAGAAGAAATACGTCTGCAAGCTGCTGTACATCTACATCTTGGGCTGGAACGTCGATTTTGGTCATCTCGAGGCTGTCAACCTGATCTCTGCCAACAAATACTCTGAGAAGCAGATCGGTTATCTGGCCATGACTCTGTTCCTCCACGAGAAGCACGAACTGCTGCACCTTGTCGTCAACAGTATTCGCAAAGATCTGCTCGACCACAACGAACTATTCAATTGCCTTGCACTCCATGCGATTGCCAACGTGGGAAGCCGAGAAATGGGTGAAGCTCTCAATGGAGAGGTCCACAGGCTCCTGATCTCTCCGTATGCGCCAGTGGTGTACCGTGTTGAACAAGACTTACTGATCATTGCCGACTAGAACTTCCAAATCCTTTGTtaagaagaaggctgccTTGACGCTACTCCGACTATATCGCAAGCACCCAGACATCGTATCCCCTCAATGGGCGGAGCGCATCATTCACCTGATGGATGATTCCGATCTCGGCGTTGCTCTCTCGGTGACTTCGCTCGTCATGACCTTGGCGCAGGACAACTTGGAGCAATACAAGGGAGCATATGCCAAGGCAGCTGCTCGCCTGAAGCGAATCCTTATCGATGGGGAATACACGACGGATTACCTCTACTATAAGGTTCCTTGCCCCTGGCTGCAGATCAAGCTGCTACGCCTCCTTCAATACTTCCCCCCATCAGGTATGTCAAATGTTGAAGTGTGTTTTATGTAGTTGCTGACACAAATCATCAGAGGATACCCACGTCCGAGACATGATCCGAGAGTCGTTGCAAAAGATCCTGAACTTGGCTATGGAGACCAATAAGAATGTGCAGCAGAACAACGCCCAGAATGCGGTTCTCTTCGAAGCCATCAATCTCATCATTCACCTTGACACTGAGCATGGCTTGATGAAGCAAATCTCGACCAGACTGGGCAAATTTATCCAGAGCCGGGAAACCAACGTGAGGTATCTTGGCCTGGAGGCCATGACCCATCTTGCCGCACGAGCAGAAACTCTTGACCCTATCAAGCAGCACCAAGAAATTATCCTGGGCTCCCTCAAGGACCGAGATATCAGTGTCCGTCGCAAGGGTCTTGATCTGCTCTACAGCATGTGTGATGCCTCGAACGCGCAGGTCATTGTTGGCGAACTGCTACACTACCTGCAGAATGCCGACTTTGCCATCCGAGAAGAAATGGTCCTTAAGATCGCCATTCTTACGGAAAAGTACGCTACTGACGTGCAGTGGTACGTCGACATCTCCCTACGGCtcatcgccatggctggaGATCACGTCAGCGACGAGGTGTGGCAGCGAGTGATCCAGATTGTGACAAACAACGAGGAACTCCAAGTCTATGCGGCGCAGAATGCGTTGCAGTACGTCAAGGGTGACCATTGCCATGAAACCCTGGTTAAGATCGGTGCATACATCCTGGGAGAGTTCGGCCACTTGGTTGCCGACCAGCCTCGTTGCAGTCCCATTGAACAGTTCCTCGCCCTTCAGAGTAAGCTAACCGCGTGCTCGTCGAGCACTCGTGCCATGATTCTCTCATGTTTCATTAAATACGTCAACCTGTTCCCGGAAATCAAGCCTCAGCTCATCCACGTGTTCGAGTTCCACAGTCACAACCTGGACTCGGAGCTTCAGCAGAGAGCTTGCGAGTACATGACTCTTGCAAGCATGCCGACTGACGACCTCCTGCGTACCATCTGCGATGAGATGCCGCCCTTCCCCGAGAGACAATCCGCACTTCTGTCTCGTTTGCACCAGAAGCATGCTAATACGAGTGACCGAAGAACCTGGGTGGTGGGAGGAAAGGATGCCAACGCCGACGCTAGGGAGCTTAGCATGGGAACTGGAGCTCTTAAGAGGACCTTTAGTTCCAATGTGTCTCTGAATGGCAAGACCAATGGCCAAGGCGCGTCTGGAGCAAATGGTCATGGCAACGGCGCGGCCGATCTGGCTGGCCTTGATATGAACGCACCTACGCCATCCGAGCCCAAGATGCTGAAGGCACCGAACCTGGCCAGTGCTGCTCATCTGTCACCTGGATGGGAGCCTGGGTTCAACAAGCTACTGGTCAGGTCTGATGGTGTGCTGTACGAGGACGGACAACTTCAGATTGGTGTCCGGTCCGAGTATCGTGGCCAGATGGCTTGCTTGATCACATATTTCAAGAACAAGACGCCTGCCACTATGAGCTCATTTACAAcgaccttggacttggacgagAGCGAAAAGAACAACCTGACCTGGGATGTTAAGAATCTCCCTGACAGTACCATCGTCCAAGGCGGACAGTCTCAGCAGGTTGTCATGTTTGAGGCGAAGAAGATCTTTGAGAAGAGCCCTACAGTGCGTATCAGCTACCTGGCTGGTGCCCTCCAGGCCCTCACTCTGAAGCTTCCCGTGGCGATCCACAAATTCATGGACCCGGCAGACTTGTCCGCGGAGGACTTTTTCAGGAGGTGGAAGCAGATTGGTGGAGCTCCCCGTGAAGCCCAAGGCATCTTTGGATTGTCTGGCAAAGGCGGCGGCAGGGAGATCACAGAGAGCTTCATCTCGAAGACAGTGGAGGGATTCAGATGGCGTGTGCTGGACATGGTGGATCCCAATCCAAAGAACTTTGTTGGTGCGAGCGTGCTTCACACATCTGAAGGGGGCAAGTTTGGCTGTCTCATGAGACTGGAGCCAAACTATGGGAACCAGGTAAGACACATCCTTTCATTTTCACCTATGATATAGATCTAACCATTCTCTAGATGATTCGACTCACTATTCGGGCAACGGATGATTCGGTTCCGACTGTTTTGTTGAAGTATATGCAGGAACGGCTTTCTGCAGGAGTGTCGACGTCACCAGAGTTTGAAGCACCCTCTCGAGAGCAGATTTCGGACGCTTTCCGCAACGTCATGGTTTCCTGATACCATTCTTCTGTATAATTGGCCGGGACGGAGTTGTCTTAATACCACCATGAAGCATATGGGCGTTGGGGAACTAGCATGAAGGTTGGAGTGGATGAAGCGCTCAATTCAAGCCATTTCTTTATCGGCCGAAAAGTTGCCTGCGTCGATGCCCCCCATGACGGCTCTCTCTACCGTCGGTGCATGCGGATGCGGGCGCCCCAGATTGCGGAGTGACTGTGAGCAGGGGGGATTTAGTTGTTTGTTGATACCATGAAGTCTCTCGTTTGGATCGATCGAATGAAACCGTTATGCCAGCATGAAACTCGGTAACTTTATTTTTGGGTTTAAAACAGTCTACGGGCATcactccttgatcttggcatcTGCCTTGGCCGGCCGCTGGCCAAAGATGGTGCTGCCTACACGTACCTCACTGCTTCCCAACCTCACAGCACCCTCAAAGTCCTCGCTCATACCCATGCTCAACTCCAGGCTCTCCTCGCTCAGGCCCAACTCCTTGGCTACGAGATCCCGCTGCTCCTTGAGTGTTAGGAAGTCCTCATTCTCAGtctcggcggtggtggcCTTGCTACGGGCGATGGCACCGATGGTCATGAGGCCAAGCAGCTGCAAGCTGGGGCAGGTGTCGACAATCTCGCGGCACAGGGCGACGGTGTCAGCCCCAGGAGCACATCCggacttggcctcctcgccaGAGGTGTTGACCTGGACGTGGACGCCGAGCTTGGAGAGTTCGGGCTGCGAGGCCAGGAGGTTGGTGCGGGCTgtgttgaggagctgggcCTTCTTTGAGGTGTCGACGCTGGAGACGCAGAAGAGATTGGGGATCTTGGCAAGAGATTTACAGTGTCCTAGGTCGATGTTAGTATATGAAAGTGTATTGAATAGAGTTGAAATGTCATGCCTGACTGAAGACCACCGATGAAGTGCCACTGGACGGTGTTTGGAAGCAGAGCGGCCTTCTGAGTCAGCTCTTGGGCGTAGTTCTCGCCAAAGTGAGTGTGAGACGTAGGAGCTCTATGGAGGGCCAAGATGTCATTCGCTGGCTTCAGCTTTGAGACAGCAACAAGTCGGACCTACAAGAAGCGCATCAGGACATGTTTATCATGATAAGTTTGAGGGCCAGGGCCATGCATACGTTACGGCCGTTCGCCACAGCAGCGAGGCGGTCCTTGACCGAGTTGAGCTGGGAGACAAGAGCCTGGGCTCTTGAGGGGTCGATCTTCATTTCTTCCTGTGACTCGCTCATTTCTCTTGACTAAAAAAGTATCGCAGCCTGAGTGAGAGATGGAGCGCGGTGAGTAGAGAAAGTGGTGATTGATCCATTGTTGTAAGTGGAGTGGGCTGCGGTTTGGGCGCCGGATTATCATCGGCTCATGGTCAGGTAATCGCCATGGAAGTGGCCACCATAGCTCTCCTGCATCTCATCCAAGGGTGTTATCCCTAGAATCGCGGCGGTCTTGAATTTCATCTTGTCAACCACTGATAAAACACCAAATCTTCAGGTCACCGGGAATAAAGCACTGTAACCCTGGGGCTTTGTTAAAAATGGCGTCCGATTTGAAAGTTGGTCGGCGGCGGGCAACCAGCAGCGCCGCCTCATCCATCAGATCTGGACACTCACGACGAAAGTCCAAGGCGGTGATCCAGCCCAAGTCGACACACACATCCGACGAATTCCTCCAAGACTTTCTGGATCCAACATTTGATCCCGCGACATTTCTAAACTCAGCCTTGCCGCCGCTGCAGCAGCGCTCAGTCCCTAGCCGGACCGGTTCTGACGTCGCACCCCTCGCCGAGCTGTCCACGCAGGCCCAGGCCCTCATCTCGCAGCTCAACGCGCAGACCTCGCGGCTATCCAGTACTTTGACCCAGCTCACCGATGACATCCTGAGGAGTGGGAGTCGCCTGGCTTACGAGGTGG
This region includes:
- a CDS encoding Actin-related protein 2/3 complex subunit 5; the encoded protein is MSIIQQHTSATLSDAWRTINIDALNEDSSVNFDTSTLHPPQPEIDEAEVRQLAGQVRQLLRGGDAEGALRGCLDTPVYNGTDAAKDAHLHTIIEVLQSIKASEMSPLLKSLYASEGGAECLDVLMKYIYKGMATVHPGNASRSPNKVTPEPTGFSQIGGRPGGANEPATTAMSVLLSWHEKVVEVAGLGCIGRTMTDWRRV
- a CDS encoding AP-2 complex subunit alpha, whose translation is MSSSGTGFLGRSSSSNANMRGLVQFIADLRNARARELEEKRINKELANIRQKFKDGNLSGYHKKKYVCKLLYIYILGWNVDFGHLEAVNLISANKYSEKQIGYLAMTLFLHEKHELLHLVVNSIRKDLLDHNELFNCLALHAIANVGSREMGEALNGEVHRLLISPTSKSFVKKKAALTLLRLYRKHPDIVSPQWAERIIHLMDDSDLGVALSVTSLVMTLAQDNLEQYKGAYAKAAARLKRILIDGEYTTDYLYYKVPCPWLQIKLLRLLQYFPPSEDTHVRDMIRESLQKILNLAMETNKNVQQNNAQNAVLFEAINLIIHLDTEHGLMKQISTRLGKFIQSRETNVRYLGLEAMTHLAARAETLDPIKQHQEIILGSLKDRDISVRRKGLDLLYSMCDASNAQVIVGELLHYLQNADFAIREEMVLKIAILTEKYATDVQWYVDISLRLIAMAGDHVSDEVWQRVIQIVTNNEELQVYAAQNALQYVKGDHCHETLVKIGAYILGEFGHLVADQPRCSPIEQFLALQSKLTACSSSTRAMILSCFIKYVNLFPEIKPQLIHVFEFHSHNLDSELQQRACEYMTLASMPTDDLLRTICDEMPPFPERQSALLSRLHQKHANTSDRRTWVVGGKDANADARELSMGTGALKRTFSSNVSLNGKTNGQGASGANGHGNGAADLAGLDMNAPTPSEPKMLKAPNLASAAHLSPGWEPGFNKLLVRSDGVLYEDGQLQIGVRSEYRGQMACLITYFKNKTPATMSSFTTTLDLDESEKNNLTWDVKNLPDSTIVQGGQSQQVVMFEAKKIFEKSPTVRISYLAGALQALTLKLPVAIHKFMDPADLSAEDFFRRWKQIGGAPREAQGIFGLSGKGGGREITESFISKTVEGFRWRVLDMVDPNPKNFVGASVLHTSEGGKFGCLMRLEPNYGNQMIRLTIRATDDSVPTVLLKYMQERLSAGVSTSPEFEAPSREQISDAFRNVMVS
- a CDS encoding Pyridoxal phosphate homeostasis protein: MSESQEEMKIDPSRAQALVSQLNSVKDRLAAVANGRNVRLVAVSKLKPANDILALHRAPTSHTHFGENYAQELTQKAALLPNTVQWHFIGGLQSGHCKSLAKIPNLFCVSSVDTSKKAQLLNTARTNLLASQPELSKLGVHVQVNTSGEEAKSGCAPGADTVALCREIVDTCPSLQLLGLMTIGAIARSKATTAETENEDFLTLKEQRDLVAKELGLSEESLELSMGMSEDFEGAVRLGSSEVRVGSTIFGQRPAKADAKIKE